One Methylobacterium sp. AMS5 genomic region harbors:
- a CDS encoding Gfo/Idh/MocA family oxidoreductase — protein MRIPANSRRRFLAGGAAGLGAAIAGSRAAAQGGGSGIPTGPVGRPEPKLEAEPPLPLDRQVGWAVVGLGDYAQGYVLPALARARRSRAVALVSGSAEKAKGVAARYGVKESALYGYDTMSRLAENDAVGVVYIVTANSTHAELTVKAFEAGKHVFCEKPMANSPAECQRMIDAAKAAGRKLMIAYRAHWEPHNLRAKEMLDAGELGQVWFATSDHHRPLDPALPRDQWRMKRSVAGGGSLVDIGIYSLNGLQWFFGESPNAVAASMQAPPDDPRFAEVENVFTAELAFPSGRRATMSSGYTANKKRIDLWGDRLVATLDPATAYQGNRLVVSNAKRAEEILTKETSAAQFTGEIDHFSQAVTEGAAISTPGEMGLRDVRLIEALYRAARERRWLDLNPDMTVRGA, from the coding sequence TTGCGCATTCCCGCTAACTCCCGCCGCCGGTTCCTGGCCGGAGGAGCCGCCGGCCTCGGCGCCGCCATCGCCGGCAGCCGCGCCGCCGCGCAGGGCGGCGGGAGCGGTATCCCGACCGGGCCGGTCGGGCGGCCCGAGCCGAAGCTGGAGGCGGAGCCGCCCCTCCCGCTCGACCGCCAGGTCGGCTGGGCGGTGGTCGGCCTCGGTGACTATGCGCAGGGCTATGTCCTGCCCGCCCTCGCCCGTGCCCGCCGCTCGCGGGCGGTTGCCCTCGTCTCGGGCAGCGCCGAGAAGGCGAAGGGCGTGGCCGCGCGCTACGGCGTCAAGGAGAGTGCGCTCTACGGCTACGACACCATGAGCCGGCTCGCCGAGAACGACGCGGTCGGCGTGGTCTACATCGTCACCGCCAATTCCACCCATGCCGAGCTGACGGTGAAGGCGTTCGAGGCGGGCAAGCACGTCTTCTGCGAAAAGCCGATGGCGAACTCGCCGGCCGAGTGCCAGCGGATGATCGACGCCGCCAAGGCCGCCGGCCGCAAGCTGATGATCGCCTACCGGGCGCATTGGGAGCCGCACAACCTCCGCGCCAAGGAGATGCTCGACGCGGGCGAACTGGGACAGGTCTGGTTCGCGACGTCAGACCATCACCGGCCCCTCGACCCCGCGCTTCCCCGCGACCAGTGGCGGATGAAACGGTCGGTGGCCGGCGGCGGCTCGCTCGTCGATATCGGGATCTACAGTCTCAACGGGCTGCAATGGTTCTTCGGCGAGAGTCCGAACGCCGTCGCGGCGTCGATGCAGGCACCGCCCGATGATCCCCGCTTCGCGGAGGTCGAGAACGTGTTCACCGCCGAACTCGCCTTCCCCTCGGGCCGGCGGGCGACGATGTCCTCGGGCTATACGGCCAACAAGAAGCGGATCGACCTCTGGGGCGACCGGCTCGTCGCCACCCTCGATCCGGCCACCGCCTATCAGGGCAACCGCCTCGTCGTTTCGAACGCGAAGCGGGCGGAGGAAATCCTGACGAAAGAGACGAGCGCTGCCCAGTTCACCGGCGAGATCGACCATTTCTCGCAAGCCGTGACGGAGGGCGCGGCGATCAGCACGCCGGGCGAGATGGGCCTGCGCGACGTGCGCCTGATCGAGGCGCTCTACCGGGCCGCCCGCGAGCGCCGCTGGCTCGATCTCAACCCGGACATGACCGTGCGCGGGGCCTGA
- a CDS encoding cupin domain-containing protein — protein sequence MSDTLTAAQVIDTLGLKPHPEGGHFRETFRDPRTVEGRSVGTAIYYLLGLGETSAWHRVDAAEIWHWHAGAPMVITMSPNGHDASAHHLGPDLLRGQRPQIVVPAGHWQTATSLGAWTLVGCTVSPGFAFSGFEMAPEDWRPTPRR from the coding sequence ATGAGCGACACGCTGACGGCCGCGCAGGTGATCGATACCCTGGGGTTGAAGCCCCATCCGGAGGGCGGGCATTTCCGCGAGACGTTTCGCGACCCCCGCACGGTCGAGGGGCGCTCGGTCGGCACCGCGATCTACTACCTGCTCGGCCTCGGCGAGACTTCGGCCTGGCACCGGGTGGATGCGGCCGAGATCTGGCACTGGCATGCCGGCGCGCCGATGGTGATCACGATGAGCCCCAACGGCCACGACGCCTCCGCCCACCATCTCGGGCCCGACCTCCTGCGCGGCCAGCGTCCGCAGATCGTGGTCCCCGCGGGCCACTGGCAGACCGCGACGAGTCTGGGCGCCTGGACGCTCGTCGGCTGCACGGTCTCGCCGGGCTTCGCGTTCTCCGGCTTCGAGATGGCGCCCGAGGATTGGCGCCCGACGCCGCGGCGCTGA
- a CDS encoding zinc-binding dehydrogenase → MQALQLFGDRDLRLTEVEPPPAPGPGEVQIRVRAVGLNFIDVWGFRGMAFAKRKLPLTVGAEAAGEIAAVGEGVEGLSVGDAVVPYGALTCGRCRACQEGRDNLCEDVSGVMGFHLDGFARERVNLPARLVVRVPGGVDHVQAACAGIAFGTVQHMLFDNARLEPGESILVHAGGSGIGTAAIKMAKAIGCTVYTTVGDDAKGEKAKALGADHVVNYREERFEGEVRRLTKRKGVDVVFEHVGAETWNGSLLCLKRGGRLVTCGSTSGVSVQMNLMQLFQQQYRITGSFGCRIANMSQSLDKMAAGLTPVIDTVLPLADFASGLERLESRKVFGKILVTL, encoded by the coding sequence ATGCAAGCCCTCCAGCTCTTCGGCGACCGAGATCTGCGCCTCACCGAGGTCGAGCCGCCGCCCGCGCCGGGGCCGGGCGAAGTGCAGATCCGGGTCCGGGCGGTCGGCCTCAACTTCATCGACGTATGGGGCTTTCGCGGCATGGCCTTCGCCAAGCGCAAGCTGCCGCTGACCGTCGGCGCGGAGGCGGCGGGCGAGATCGCGGCGGTCGGCGAGGGCGTCGAGGGGCTCTCCGTCGGCGATGCGGTCGTGCCCTACGGCGCGCTGACCTGCGGCCGGTGCCGCGCCTGCCAGGAGGGCCGCGACAACCTCTGCGAGGACGTCTCGGGCGTGATGGGCTTCCATCTCGACGGCTTCGCCCGCGAGCGGGTGAACCTGCCGGCCCGCCTCGTGGTGCGGGTGCCGGGCGGCGTCGATCACGTCCAGGCGGCCTGCGCCGGCATCGCCTTCGGCACGGTGCAGCACATGCTGTTCGACAACGCGCGTCTGGAGCCGGGCGAGTCGATCCTCGTCCATGCCGGCGGCTCGGGCATCGGCACGGCGGCGATCAAGATGGCCAAGGCGATCGGGTGCACCGTCTACACGACGGTGGGCGACGACGCGAAGGGTGAGAAGGCGAAGGCGCTCGGCGCCGACCACGTCGTCAACTACCGCGAGGAGCGCTTCGAGGGTGAGGTGCGGCGGCTGACCAAGCGCAAGGGCGTGGACGTGGTGTTCGAGCATGTCGGCGCCGAGACGTGGAACGGCTCGCTGCTCTGCCTGAAGCGCGGCGGGCGGCTCGTCACCTGCGGCTCGACCTCGGGCGTCTCGGTGCAGATGAACCTGATGCAGTTGTTCCAGCAGCAATACCGCATCACCGGCTCGTTCGGCTGCCGCATCGCCAATATGAGCCAGAGCCTCGACAAGATGGCCGCCGGCCTGACCCCGGTCATCGACACGGTGCTGCCGCTCGCCGATTTCGCCAGCGGCCTGGAGCGCCTGGAATCGCGGAAGGTATTCGGGAAGATCCTCGTGACGCTCTGA
- a CDS encoding DMT family transporter, whose translation MPFLIAAAAAIAGILNTVQSGANASLNKALDQPILAALVVTAANVAVYLAAAPFIGIGWPGSQRLAGVPWWAWLGGAMGATYVLATIFIAERLGAAVFTGITVTAAIVTSVLLDHFGWVGFVQHTADPWRILGCALMIGGLVLICLR comes from the coding sequence ATGCCGTTTCTCATCGCCGCCGCGGCCGCCATCGCCGGCATCCTCAACACGGTGCAGTCGGGCGCCAACGCCTCTCTGAACAAGGCGCTCGATCAGCCGATCCTCGCGGCCCTCGTCGTCACCGCGGCCAATGTCGCGGTCTATCTTGCGGCCGCGCCCTTCATCGGGATCGGCTGGCCGGGGAGCCAGCGGCTTGCGGGCGTGCCGTGGTGGGCGTGGCTCGGTGGGGCGATGGGTGCAACCTACGTGCTCGCCACGATCTTCATCGCCGAGCGGCTGGGGGCGGCGGTGTTCACCGGCATCACGGTGACGGCCGCCATCGTCACCTCGGTTCTGCTCGATCATTTCGGCTGGGTCGGGTTTGTCCAGCACACCGCCGACCCCTGGCGCATCCTCGGCTGCGCGCTGATGATCGGCGGTCTCGTCCTCATCTGCCTGCGCTGA
- a CDS encoding SDR family oxidoreductase, with protein MILVVGGAGAFGARLIAGLAATTDLRVIVAGRDVAKAEVVARTLPDGRGRAARLDATEADAAQLRALGATVVVDAAGPFQGGAPVLARAAIEAGLPYLDLADGRDFVAAFPRLDAAAQGKGVVALTGASSTPALSNAALDALTAGWRTVETVRVAIVPGNRAPRGLSVMRAILSYAGQPVRVLRAGTWQNRPGWGLLGRIAVPGLGRRFASLCETPDLDILPARFPALRTALFRAGLELPLLHLGLSLASLPVRWRLLPSLVPFARPFLAIAGWLDRFGSDRGGMSVEVLGTDATGRPVRAVWSLVAEAGDGPYVPTLPALAAIRRLTDPSAAPIPPGARPCVGVLPLAAIEAEMARLSIRTRCDTDHPVPLFERVLGDGFARMPDAVRLLHGAVGDGAFCGRAAVVRGRGPLVALVAGLFRLPPALEDGPIRVTMEPDLDAGSERWTRHFPSRRFSSRMRRAGPDGSGRVRERFGPFAMDLAVRAHADGLDMAVTGWRLGPLSLPRFLRPTTQASERVDAQGRFRFDVALFLPFLGLLVHYRGWLVRCDEREEETP; from the coding sequence GTGATCCTCGTGGTGGGCGGGGCCGGCGCCTTCGGGGCGCGGCTCATCGCCGGGCTCGCTGCGACCACCGATCTGCGCGTGATCGTCGCCGGCCGCGATGTCGCCAAGGCGGAGGTCGTGGCTCGCACCCTGCCGGATGGACGCGGGCGGGCGGCACGCCTCGACGCGACCGAGGCGGATGCGGCGCAGTTGCGGGCGCTCGGCGCGACGGTCGTGGTGGACGCCGCCGGGCCGTTCCAGGGCGGGGCGCCGGTGCTCGCCCGCGCGGCGATCGAGGCCGGCCTGCCCTATCTCGATCTCGCCGACGGCCGCGACTTCGTGGCGGCCTTTCCCAGGCTCGATGCGGCAGCGCAGGGCAAGGGCGTCGTCGCGCTGACCGGCGCCAGCTCGACCCCGGCCCTGTCGAATGCGGCGCTCGATGCGCTCACCGCGGGCTGGCGCACGGTCGAGACGGTGCGGGTCGCCATCGTGCCGGGCAACCGGGCGCCCCGCGGCCTCTCGGTGATGCGGGCGATCCTCTCCTATGCCGGGCAGCCGGTGCGGGTGCTGCGTGCCGGGACGTGGCAGAACCGGCCCGGCTGGGGCCTGCTCGGCCGGATCGCGGTGCCGGGCCTCGGCCGGCGCTTCGCCAGTCTGTGCGAGACGCCCGACCTCGACATCCTTCCCGCCCGTTTCCCCGCCTTGCGCACGGCCCTGTTCCGCGCCGGGCTCGAACTGCCCCTGCTGCATCTGGGCCTGAGCCTCGCGAGCCTGCCGGTGCGCTGGCGGCTGCTGCCCTCGCTCGTGCCCTTCGCCCGCCCCTTCCTGGCGATCGCCGGCTGGCTCGACCGGTTCGGCAGCGACCGGGGCGGCATGAGCGTCGAAGTTTTGGGAACGGACGCGACCGGCCGGCCGGTCCGCGCCGTGTGGAGCCTCGTCGCGGAAGCCGGCGACGGGCCCTATGTCCCGACCCTGCCCGCGCTCGCCGCGATCCGCCGGCTCACCGATCCGTCCGCCGCGCCGATCCCGCCCGGTGCCCGCCCCTGTGTCGGCGTGCTCCCGCTCGCGGCGATCGAGGCGGAGATGGCGCGCCTCTCGATCCGCACTCGCTGCGACACCGATCACCCCGTGCCGCTGTTCGAGCGCGTGCTCGGGGATGGGTTCGCGCGGATGCCCGACGCGGTGCGCCTCTTGCACGGCGCGGTGGGCGATGGCGCCTTTTGCGGCCGGGCCGCGGTGGTGCGCGGGCGCGGCCCCCTGGTCGCCCTCGTTGCCGGGCTGTTCCGCTTGCCGCCCGCCCTGGAGGATGGGCCGATCCGCGTGACGATGGAGCCCGACCTCGACGCCGGTTCGGAACGCTGGACGCGCCATTTCCCGAGCCGCCGCTTCTCCAGCCGGATGCGGCGCGCCGGCCCCGACGGGAGCGGGCGGGTGCGCGAGCGTTTCGGCCCGTTCGCGATGGATCTCGCGGTGAGGGCCCATGCCGACGGGCTCGACATGGCGGTGACGGGCTGGCGGCTCGGCCCGCTTTCCCTGCCGCGGTTCTTGCGGCCGACGACGCAGGCGAGCGAGCGGGTCGATGCGCAGGGCCGCTTCCGCTTCGACGTGGCCCTGTTCCTGCCGTTCCTGGGGCTGCTCGTGCATTATCGCGGTTGGCTGGTCCGCTGCGACGAGAGGGAAGAAGAAACGCCATGA
- a CDS encoding LysR substrate-binding domain-containing protein, giving the protein MNALNPSNLDLDLIRTFVTICEAGTFARAAERVGRTSSAISLQVKRLEARLGRALFLRQPRAVVPTADGEALLGLGRRLLALNDEVVTFFDAPPMEGRVRFGAPNDSGLFALPAMLRRFAATHPQVEVDVRLDASRLLVEAIADGALDLVLYAGHLPSDRAAQVVHSEDLVWVGLRGGLAEARRPLPLALCQSGCTWRAAALDALDQAGIAYRVAYTSEHCQGQIAAVEADLAVAPLPLSVARPPFQRITALPPLGSYDVLMRLRDGAGPAARALAGHVADSVRDLPGLGSRLFA; this is encoded by the coding sequence GTGAATGCGCTCAATCCGTCGAACCTCGATCTCGATCTCATCCGTACCTTCGTGACGATCTGCGAGGCCGGCACCTTCGCCCGCGCGGCCGAGCGGGTCGGGCGCACGTCCTCGGCGATCAGCCTTCAGGTCAAGCGTTTGGAGGCGCGTCTGGGCCGGGCGCTGTTCCTGCGCCAGCCGCGCGCCGTCGTGCCGACGGCGGACGGCGAGGCGCTGCTCGGCCTCGGCCGGCGCCTGCTCGCCTTGAACGATGAGGTAGTGACCTTCTTCGACGCGCCGCCGATGGAGGGGCGGGTGCGCTTCGGCGCGCCCAACGATTCCGGCCTGTTCGCCCTGCCGGCGATGTTGCGCCGGTTTGCCGCCACCCATCCGCAGGTCGAGGTCGATGTCCGGCTCGATGCGAGCCGCCTTCTGGTGGAGGCCATCGCCGACGGCGCGCTCGATCTCGTGCTCTATGCCGGCCACCTCCCGTCGGACCGCGCGGCGCAGGTGGTCCATTCGGAGGATCTGGTCTGGGTCGGCCTGCGCGGCGGCCTCGCCGAGGCGCGCCGCCCCTTGCCGCTCGCGCTCTGCCAGAGCGGCTGCACGTGGCGGGCGGCGGCGCTCGACGCCCTCGATCAGGCGGGCATCGCCTACCGGGTCGCCTATACGAGCGAGCATTGCCAGGGACAGATCGCGGCGGTGGAGGCGGACCTCGCGGTGGCGCCGCTCCCCCTGAGCGTCGCGCGGCCACCCTTCCAGCGGATCACGGCCCTGCCGCCGCTCGGCAGCTACGATGTGCTGATGCGCCTGCGCGACGGTGCCGGGCCGGCGGCGCGGGCGCTCGCGGGCCATGTGGCGGACAGTGTTCGCGATCTTCCCGGCCTCGGCAGCCGGCTCTTCGCCTGA
- a CDS encoding (2Fe-2S)-binding protein codes for MIKLTVNGAERSFDGDPEMPLLWYLRDELGLTGTKFGCGIAQCGACTVHLGGTAARSCITPISAAEGQEITTIEGLSPDGNHPVQVAWRDLNVAQCGYCQTGQIMQAASLLKDSPKPTDQQIDETMSGNICRCGTYPRIRAAIHQAAGQAPASKGDSL; via the coding sequence ATGATAAAACTCACGGTCAACGGAGCCGAACGCAGCTTCGACGGCGATCCCGAGATGCCGTTGCTCTGGTACCTGCGCGACGAACTCGGCCTCACCGGCACCAAGTTCGGCTGCGGCATCGCCCAGTGCGGCGCCTGCACGGTCCATCTCGGCGGCACCGCCGCGCGGTCCTGCATCACTCCGATCTCCGCGGCGGAGGGCCAGGAGATCACGACGATCGAGGGGCTCTCGCCCGACGGCAACCACCCGGTCCAAGTGGCGTGGCGCGACCTCAACGTCGCCCAGTGCGGCTACTGCCAGACCGGCCAGATCATGCAGGCGGCCTCCCTCCTCAAGGACAGCCCGAAGCCGACCGACCAGCAGATCGACGAGACCATGAGCGGCAACATCTGCCGCTGCGGCACCTATCCGCGCATCCGCGCCGCGATCCATCAGGCTGCCGGTCAGGCGCCCGCTTCCAAGGGAGACAGCCTGTGA
- a CDS encoding phosphoenolpyruvate carboxylase: protein MPLEDPRSGPPQSSMPNASMPTSGHPTAASARPTDRDLEAELLDLVARTREQASEDPFRNPVLAVTLAITRRLDRDEIGESDLDALLATLRRRALTDRAERLRAYVGLDTDAATGEAAPAVEVANRLVAAVARGSGDFDAFRERVGRTAFAAVFTAHPTFGMPRAVAELIARAASLADADRRAPIIGEAAARSTRPDPQISLDDEFEQACVAANHGRAAIDAFNGAILDAARARWPDRWTELVPKPLAIASWVGCDTDGRTDIGWWDTMRYRLISKRMQFDRLMRDLPDVPATRVVRELTAGARDAVERQLAGAPLLGTKPSLEAVHRFALALIIERERAQTDAGPILAGLAAAIGAAETDADRRAIAVLRSGIAAHGLSNALPHFRLNASQIHNAVRRVIDLEGEPTDAAQRRSHLSAINTLLNDVRPVPVDFGALAAERASAARLMMTITQILKHVDGTHPVRFLIAETETGYTLLSALWLARHYGISDKLEITPLFETASALEQGIRVLDDALRNPHWRNHLKRLGRLSVQFGYSDSGRYVGQLAATFWIERLRLRITELMTQNGLSDIELVIFDTHGESIGRGAHPTSLRDRLAYLAPEDSRQRNAKAGMRERLESSFQGSDGYLMFGSPELAGASVARIAEHVFADALTEDDAFADYALNDRAAAPTTDPIYEEADFAAEFFRVVRQDMETLVDDRGYAALLGTFGPSLIDRTGSRPVARQSDGGGPAAITHPRQMRAIPNNAILQQLGYLANSLHGVGRAAHRAPELFRHMRTNSVRFSRAFRLVQHAASVGDLDVMRAYIDTLDPAVWLERARRTRRDARRDELVTIAAALERLNLSPDLRRLFGRLTRDGLLLQAAAPDLAAMSTRLALLHAIRLALIHRIWFLAAHIPSFRPQAGLTREALLERFLRLDIDGCLKLLDEIYPVTPDPTLGLNFGEPPGPRDVGTYETEHNTLFGPIRRMFERVREISGIIQHEVGAFG from the coding sequence ATGCCCCTCGAAGACCCCCGCTCCGGCCCGCCGCAATCCTCGATGCCGAACGCCTCGATGCCGACATCCGGGCACCCGACCGCCGCGTCCGCACGGCCCACGGATCGCGATTTGGAAGCCGAGCTTCTCGACCTCGTCGCCCGCACCCGCGAGCAGGCGAGCGAGGACCCGTTCCGCAACCCCGTTCTCGCCGTCACGCTCGCCATCACCCGCCGGCTCGACCGGGACGAGATCGGGGAATCGGATCTCGACGCCCTGCTCGCCACCCTGCGGCGGCGGGCGCTGACAGACAGGGCTGAGCGGCTGCGCGCCTATGTCGGCCTCGACACCGACGCCGCCACGGGGGAGGCGGCGCCCGCGGTGGAGGTCGCGAACCGGCTCGTGGCGGCGGTGGCGCGGGGCTCGGGCGATTTCGACGCGTTCCGCGAGCGCGTCGGCCGCACCGCTTTTGCGGCGGTGTTCACGGCGCACCCCACCTTCGGCATGCCGCGGGCCGTGGCCGAGTTGATCGCGCGGGCCGCCTCGCTCGCCGATGCCGACCGGCGCGCGCCGATCATCGGCGAAGCCGCCGCCCGCTCGACCCGGCCCGATCCGCAGATCAGCCTCGACGACGAATTCGAGCAGGCCTGCGTCGCCGCCAACCACGGCCGTGCGGCGATCGACGCCTTCAACGGCGCGATCCTCGATGCCGCCCGCGCCCGCTGGCCGGATCGTTGGACCGAGCTGGTGCCCAAGCCGCTGGCCATCGCGAGCTGGGTCGGCTGCGACACCGACGGTCGCACCGATATCGGCTGGTGGGACACGATGCGCTACCGGCTGATTTCCAAGCGCATGCAGTTCGACCGGCTGATGCGCGACCTGCCGGACGTGCCGGCCACCCGCGTGGTGCGCGAGCTGACCGCGGGCGCGCGGGACGCCGTCGAGCGTCAGCTCGCGGGCGCGCCGCTGCTCGGCACCAAGCCCTCGCTGGAAGCGGTCCACCGCTTCGCGCTGGCCCTCATCATCGAGCGCGAGCGCGCGCAGACCGATGCCGGGCCGATCCTGGCCGGGCTGGCCGCGGCGATCGGCGCCGCCGAGACCGATGCGGACCGCCGCGCCATCGCCGTGCTGCGCTCAGGCATTGCCGCCCACGGCCTCTCGAACGCCCTGCCGCATTTCCGGCTCAACGCCAGCCAGATCCACAACGCGGTGCGCCGGGTCATCGATCTCGAGGGCGAGCCGACCGACGCGGCGCAGCGCCGCTCGCACCTCTCGGCGATCAACACGCTGCTCAACGACGTGCGCCCCGTGCCCGTCGATTTCGGAGCGCTCGCCGCCGAGCGCGCCTCGGCCGCGCGGCTGATGATGACGATCACCCAGATCCTCAAGCATGTCGACGGCACGCACCCGGTGCGCTTCCTCATCGCCGAGACCGAGACCGGCTACACCCTGCTCTCCGCGCTCTGGCTCGCGCGCCATTACGGCATCTCGGACAAGCTCGAGATCACGCCGCTGTTCGAGACCGCGAGCGCGCTCGAACAGGGCATCCGCGTCCTCGACGACGCCCTGCGCAACCCGCACTGGCGCAACCACCTCAAGCGCCTCGGCCGGCTCTCGGTCCAGTTCGGCTACTCGGATTCCGGGCGCTATGTCGGCCAGTTGGCGGCCACCTTCTGGATCGAGCGGCTGCGCCTGCGCATCACCGAGCTGATGACGCAGAACGGGCTCTCCGACATCGAACTCGTCATCTTCGACACCCACGGCGAATCGATCGGCCGGGGTGCCCACCCAACGAGCCTCCGCGACCGCCTCGCCTATCTCGCGCCGGAGGATTCGCGCCAGCGCAACGCGAAGGCGGGCATGCGCGAGCGGCTCGAATCGAGCTTCCAGGGCTCGGACGGCTACCTGATGTTCGGTTCGCCCGAACTGGCGGGCGCCTCGGTGGCGCGCATCGCCGAGCACGTCTTCGCCGACGCGCTGACCGAGGACGACGCCTTCGCCGATTACGCGCTCAACGACCGGGCCGCCGCACCCACCACGGACCCGATCTACGAAGAGGCCGACTTCGCCGCCGAGTTCTTCCGCGTTGTCCGCCAGGACATGGAAACCCTGGTCGATGATCGCGGCTACGCCGCCCTTCTCGGCACCTTCGGCCCGAGTCTGATCGACCGCACCGGCTCGCGCCCCGTTGCGCGCCAGTCGGATGGCGGGGGCCCGGCCGCGATCACCCATCCGCGGCAGATGCGGGCGATCCCCAACAACGCGATCCTGCAGCAGCTCGGCTATCTCGCGAACTCGCTGCACGGCGTCGGCCGCGCCGCGCACCGGGCGCCGGAGCTGTTCCGGCATATGCGGACGAACTCGGTGCGCTTCTCCCGCGCCTTCCGCCTCGTGCAGCACGCCGCCAGCGTCGGCGACCTCGACGTCATGCGCGCCTATATCGACACGCTCGATCCGGCCGTGTGGCTGGAGCGGGCCCGGCGCACCCGGCGCGACGCGCGGCGCGACGAGCTCGTCACCATCGCCGCCGCGCTGGAGCGGCTGAACCTCTCGCCCGACCTGCGCCGCCTGTTCGGTCGTCTCACCCGCGACGGGCTTCTGCTCCAGGCCGCGGCGCCGGATCTGGCGGCGATGTCGACCCGGCTGGCCCTGCTCCACGCGATCCGTCTCGCGCTGATCCACCGGATCTGGTTCCTGGCCGCCCACATTCCGAGCTTCCGCCCGCAGGCGGGCCTGACCCGCGAGGCGCTGCTGGAGCGCTTCCTGCGCCTCGACATCGACGGCTGCCTGAAGCTGCTCGACGAGATCTACCCCGTGACCCCCGACCCGACGCTCGGCCTGAACTTCGGCGAGCCGCCGGGCCCGCGCGACGTCGGCACCTACGAGACCGAGCACAACACGCTGTTCGGCCCGATCCGGCGGATGTTCGAGCGGGTGCGGGAGATCTCGGGGATCATCCAGCACGAGGTCGGCGCGTTCGGCTGA